One genomic window of Elaeis guineensis isolate ETL-2024a chromosome 2, EG11, whole genome shotgun sequence includes the following:
- the LOC105051445 gene encoding condensin-2 complex subunit H2 isoform X2: MDDREELPGTSEAGGARFHVLQPNRDLQSNWEVDLAKNLEEYLLKICSGEISSDQDHALHSVNFAEAALLVQGSVQVYSRKVEYLYSLVLHALEFLSLKRQSQQENASILPDGSESGAVIDEGNEIFLGLDDVPVEAKNCLDGGLEKADTSKHFLKPPANLLVLEGDCLDASGDASELESYLLSTCDFFSDFLLLDPCDAGAVYDFLKTNAAGKENIAPHRGSSIMSKTRRNILTSPTGGFGATAHRSSIGKNQGVNINQNMENNCAFEINNDNHWSGPHVETDHPDDDMSHVEKPNLGFSDVMDDSDDDNDDPWKPLNPHEPGNLKVKPFKKIKGFGRQVIHHARKNISTSQFPIAKLDGIISQEFAASFEVKLRLQERLHASQSPPLFEKLRRSLTFGEQETYDNFAGFEDENDDDGGQNHPLDFDQPDLDLPNTMCDMDTGVPFCHRKSDDAATCDHVEGLTQDDLDSHATLEDLCRSHLDALLASIAETEKQTELATRVSTWKQQIEHTLEEQDAHPPFDIQLYGERIMDKLFLEVDSGGTMPFTDIVMGQPKHDVARTFSALLQLVNDGNVDLERAPASNEFMCHTAANPFYVRLLCDDRRRKGMENRSARKRVKSPVRKECTKSNSSTSGTTSPLKSLHQNGRFSLKLGKGSVIRCTPEGKRRRRSSRFIDQFDLQSAG; this comes from the exons ATGGACGATAGAGAAGAGCTTCCGGGGACCAGCGAGGCCGGGGGAGCCAGATTCCACGTCCTCCAGCCCAATCGCGACCTGCAGTCCAATTGGGAAGTCGATCTTGCCAAGAATCTTGAAGAGTACCTACTGAAGATTTGCTCCGGCGAGATATCGTCCGACCAAGACCATGCGCTCCATTCTGTGAACTTTGCAGAAG CTGCGCTGCTGGTCCAAGGTTCAGTTCAGGTGTATAGCCGCAAAGTAGAGTATTTGTATTCTCTGGTTTTGCATGCGCTGGAATTTCTTTCACTGAAGAG GCAATCTCAACAAGAAAATGCTTCCATTCTTCCTGATGGAAGTGAATCTGGTGCAGTTATCGATGAAGGGAATGAGATATTTTTGGGGTTAGATGATGTGCCTG TTGAAGCAAAGAATTGTTTGGATGGTGGGCTTGAGAAAGCTGACACTTCAAAGCATTTTCTGAAGCCTCCTGCCAATTTGCTTGTACTAGAAGGAGATTGCTTAGATGCCAGTGGTGATGCTAGTGAATTAGAATCATATCTG TTATCCACCTGTGATTTTTTCAGCGATTttcttctgttggacccctgtgATGCGGGAGCTGTTTATGATTTTTTAAAGACCAATGCTGCTGGTAAAGAAAACATTGCACCTCACAGAGGCAGCTCGATCATGTCTAAAACTCGCCGCAATATTTTAACTTCTCCAACAGGAGGATTTGGGGCAACTGCTCATAGATCAAGTATTGGGAAGAACCAAGGCGtcaatataaatcaaaatatggaGAATAACTGTGCATTTGAAATTAACAATGATAATCATTGGTCTGGACCTCATGTTGAGACTGATCATCCTGATGATGATATGTCCCATGTAGAGAAACCAAATTTAGGATTTTCAGATGTCATGGATGATTctgatgatgataatgatgatCCATGGAAGCCTCTAAATCCTCATGAACCTGGGAACTTGAAAGTAAAACCATTCAAGAAAA TTAAGGGTTTTGGAAGGCAGGTGATTCATCATGCCAGGAAAAACATTTCAACTTCTCAGTTTCCTATTGCAAAATTGGATGGTATTATCAGCCAAGAGTTTGCAGCATCATTTGAAGTAAAACTCCGTTTGCAAGAAAGGCTACATGCATCTCAGTCCCCGCCTCTCTTTGAAAAG CTAAGAAGATCACTTACTTTTGGAGAACAAGAAACTTATGATAACTTTGCTGGTTTTGAGGATGAAAATGATGATGATGGAGGGCAAAATCACCCTCTCGATTTTGATCAACCAGACCTTGATCTGCCAAACACTATGTGTGATATGGACACAGGCGTCCCATTTTGCCATCGAAAG AGTGATGATGCTGCGACTTGCGATCATGTTGAAGGTCTTACACAGGATGATCTAGATTCTCATGCAACCCTTGAAGATTTGTGCCGCTCACATCTG GATGCCCTTCTTGCTAGCATAGCTGAAACAGAGAAGCAGACAGAGCTGGCCACACGGGTTTCAACATGGAAACAACAGATTGAACACACCCTGGAAGAGCAA GATGCACACCCTCCTTTTGACATTCAGTTATATGGTGAGAGAATCATGGACAAACTTTTCTTGGAAGTGGACAGCGGAGGAACCATGCCTTTTACAGATATTGTGATGGGCCAACCAAAGCATGATGTCGCAAGGACCTTTTCTGCACTTCTGCAGCTG GTGAACGATGGGAATGTTGATCTGGAAAGAGCTCCAGCAAGCAATGAGTTTATGTGCCACACAGCTGCAAATCCCTTCTATGTTAGGCTTCTTTGTGATgacagaagaagaaaaggaatggAGAACCGTTCGGCAAGGAAGAGAGTTAAGTCCCCTGTGAGGAAAGAGTGCACAAAATCAAATTCCTCCACCTCAGGAACCACCTCACCCTTAAAATCATTGCATCAGAATGGCAGGTTCTCTCTTAAGCTTGGGAAGGGCAGTGTTATCAGGTGCACTCCTGaggggaagaggaggaggaggtcttCTCGGTTTATAGATCAGTTTGATTTGCAATCTGCTGGTTGA
- the LOC105051445 gene encoding condensin-2 complex subunit H2 isoform X1, producing MDDREELPGTSEAGGARFHVLQPNRDLQSNWEVDLAKNLEEYLLKICSGEISSDQDHALHSVNFAEAALLVQGSVQVYSRKVEYLYSLVLHALEFLSLKRQSQQENASILPDGSESGAVIDEGNEIFLGLDDVPVEAKNCLDGGLEKADTSKHFLKPPANLLVLEGDCLDASGDASELESYLLSTCDFFSDFLLLDPCDAGAVYDFLKTNAAGKENIAPHRGSSIMSKTRRNILTSPTGGFGATAHRSSIGKNQGVNINQNMENNCAFEINNDNHWSGPHVETDHPDDDMSHVEKPNLGFSDVMDDSDDDNDDPWKPLNPHEPGNLKVKPFKKIKGFGRQVIHHARKNISTSQFPIAKLDGIISQEFAASFEVKLRLQERLHASQSPPLFEKLRRSLTFGEQETYDNFAGFEDENDDDGGQNHPLDFDQPDLDLPNTMCDMDTGVPFCHRKQSDDAATCDHVEGLTQDDLDSHATLEDLCRSHLDALLASIAETEKQTELATRVSTWKQQIEHTLEEQDAHPPFDIQLYGERIMDKLFLEVDSGGTMPFTDIVMGQPKHDVARTFSALLQLVNDGNVDLERAPASNEFMCHTAANPFYVRLLCDDRRRKGMENRSARKRVKSPVRKECTKSNSSTSGTTSPLKSLHQNGRFSLKLGKGSVIRCTPEGKRRRRSSRFIDQFDLQSAG from the exons ATGGACGATAGAGAAGAGCTTCCGGGGACCAGCGAGGCCGGGGGAGCCAGATTCCACGTCCTCCAGCCCAATCGCGACCTGCAGTCCAATTGGGAAGTCGATCTTGCCAAGAATCTTGAAGAGTACCTACTGAAGATTTGCTCCGGCGAGATATCGTCCGACCAAGACCATGCGCTCCATTCTGTGAACTTTGCAGAAG CTGCGCTGCTGGTCCAAGGTTCAGTTCAGGTGTATAGCCGCAAAGTAGAGTATTTGTATTCTCTGGTTTTGCATGCGCTGGAATTTCTTTCACTGAAGAG GCAATCTCAACAAGAAAATGCTTCCATTCTTCCTGATGGAAGTGAATCTGGTGCAGTTATCGATGAAGGGAATGAGATATTTTTGGGGTTAGATGATGTGCCTG TTGAAGCAAAGAATTGTTTGGATGGTGGGCTTGAGAAAGCTGACACTTCAAAGCATTTTCTGAAGCCTCCTGCCAATTTGCTTGTACTAGAAGGAGATTGCTTAGATGCCAGTGGTGATGCTAGTGAATTAGAATCATATCTG TTATCCACCTGTGATTTTTTCAGCGATTttcttctgttggacccctgtgATGCGGGAGCTGTTTATGATTTTTTAAAGACCAATGCTGCTGGTAAAGAAAACATTGCACCTCACAGAGGCAGCTCGATCATGTCTAAAACTCGCCGCAATATTTTAACTTCTCCAACAGGAGGATTTGGGGCAACTGCTCATAGATCAAGTATTGGGAAGAACCAAGGCGtcaatataaatcaaaatatggaGAATAACTGTGCATTTGAAATTAACAATGATAATCATTGGTCTGGACCTCATGTTGAGACTGATCATCCTGATGATGATATGTCCCATGTAGAGAAACCAAATTTAGGATTTTCAGATGTCATGGATGATTctgatgatgataatgatgatCCATGGAAGCCTCTAAATCCTCATGAACCTGGGAACTTGAAAGTAAAACCATTCAAGAAAA TTAAGGGTTTTGGAAGGCAGGTGATTCATCATGCCAGGAAAAACATTTCAACTTCTCAGTTTCCTATTGCAAAATTGGATGGTATTATCAGCCAAGAGTTTGCAGCATCATTTGAAGTAAAACTCCGTTTGCAAGAAAGGCTACATGCATCTCAGTCCCCGCCTCTCTTTGAAAAG CTAAGAAGATCACTTACTTTTGGAGAACAAGAAACTTATGATAACTTTGCTGGTTTTGAGGATGAAAATGATGATGATGGAGGGCAAAATCACCCTCTCGATTTTGATCAACCAGACCTTGATCTGCCAAACACTATGTGTGATATGGACACAGGCGTCCCATTTTGCCATCGAAAG CAGAGTGATGATGCTGCGACTTGCGATCATGTTGAAGGTCTTACACAGGATGATCTAGATTCTCATGCAACCCTTGAAGATTTGTGCCGCTCACATCTG GATGCCCTTCTTGCTAGCATAGCTGAAACAGAGAAGCAGACAGAGCTGGCCACACGGGTTTCAACATGGAAACAACAGATTGAACACACCCTGGAAGAGCAA GATGCACACCCTCCTTTTGACATTCAGTTATATGGTGAGAGAATCATGGACAAACTTTTCTTGGAAGTGGACAGCGGAGGAACCATGCCTTTTACAGATATTGTGATGGGCCAACCAAAGCATGATGTCGCAAGGACCTTTTCTGCACTTCTGCAGCTG GTGAACGATGGGAATGTTGATCTGGAAAGAGCTCCAGCAAGCAATGAGTTTATGTGCCACACAGCTGCAAATCCCTTCTATGTTAGGCTTCTTTGTGATgacagaagaagaaaaggaatggAGAACCGTTCGGCAAGGAAGAGAGTTAAGTCCCCTGTGAGGAAAGAGTGCACAAAATCAAATTCCTCCACCTCAGGAACCACCTCACCCTTAAAATCATTGCATCAGAATGGCAGGTTCTCTCTTAAGCTTGGGAAGGGCAGTGTTATCAGGTGCACTCCTGaggggaagaggaggaggaggtcttCTCGGTTTATAGATCAGTTTGATTTGCAATCTGCTGGTTGA
- the LOC105051453 gene encoding purple acid phosphatase 18 isoform X1 — protein sequence MELQVILVAILLSVSSIATGIGAGIGEDYVRPQPRKALTFPWKRKRSSEPQQVHISLAGEKQIRISWITDDETSPSIVKYGTSPGEYMYSSEGESTSYDYLLYSSGQIHHVVIGPLGDDTVYYYQCGGQGQEFQLKTPPSQFPITFAVVGDLGQTGWTTSTLNHIAQCNYDVQLVPGDLSYADYQQHLWDSFGELVQPLASARPWMVTEGNHEKERILFFEDGFQAYNARWKMPYTESGSTSNLYYSFEVAGVHVVMLGSYTDYDKNSDQYAWLKVDLAEVDREKTPWLLVLLHAPWYNSNWAHQREGDSMMAAMEPLLYAAGVDILVAGHVHAYERSERVHNGVLDPCGAVHITIGDGGNREGLAQRYIHPKPDWSVFREASFGHGELKIINKTHAFWSWHRNDDDEPVKSDQVWITSLVSSECFANRKPEFRKILMAP from the exons ATGGAACTTCAAGTGATCTTAGTGGCGATTTTGCTCTCCGTCTCTTCGATAGCTACTGGAATCGGAGCTGGAATAGGGGAGGATTACGTCCGGCCCCAGCCCCGGAAAGCCCTAACTTTTCCGTGGAAGCGGAAGCGGTCGTCGGAGCCCCAGCAA gttCACATTTCTTTGGCTGGGGAAAAACAGATTAGAATATCATGGATCACCGATgatgaaacttctccttctattgTTAAATATGGAACTTCACCTGGAGAGTACATGTACTCCTCTGAAGGAGAAAGCACATCCTATGATTACTTATTGTATAGTTCAGGGCAAATACACCATGTCGTTATTGGACCTCTTGGAGATGATACAGTTTATTATTATCAGTGCGGAGGACAAGGTCAAGAATTTCAACTTAAGACCCCTCCCTCTCAGTTTCCAATAACATTTGCTGTAGTTGGTGATCTTGGTCAGACAGGGTGGACAACATCAACTTTAAACCACATAGCTCAGTGCAACTATGATGTGCAACTCGTTCCAGGGGATCTCTCATATGCTGATTACCAGCAGCATCTATGGGATTCTTTTGGCGAACTGGTGCAGCCACTTGCTAGTGCTAGACCATGGATGGTAACAGAAGGAAACCATGAGAAGGAGAGAATATTATTCTTTGAAGATGGATTTCAAGCATATAATGCTCGGTGGAAGATGCCTTACACAGAGAGTGGATCTACATCAAACCTGTATTATTCTTTTGAAGTTGCAGGAGTTCATGTTGTTATGCTCGGTTCTTATACAGATTATGATAAAAACTCAGATCAGTATGCTTGGCTTAAG GTTGATCTTGCTGAGGTAGACAGAGAAAAGACACCATGGCTGCTAGTGTTATTGCATGCACCATGGTATAACAGCAACTGGGCTCATCAACGTGAAGGGGATAGCATGATGGCTGCAATGGAACCCTTGCTTTATGCTGCTGGTGTAGATATTCTTGTTGCTGGACATGTGCATGCTTATGAACGTTCG GAACGTGTTCACAATGGTGTCTTGGACCCTTGTGGAGCCGTACACATAACTATTGGAGATGGAGGCAACAGGGAGGGTCTGGCTCAAAG ATATATTCACCCAAAACCAGACTGGTCAGTTTTCCGTGAAGCAAGTTTTGGTCATGGCGAGCTGAAGATTATAAATAAAACTCATGCTTTTTGGAGTTGGCACAGAAATGACGATGATGAACCAGTAAAATCAGATCAAGTCTGGATCACCTCATTAGTGAGTTCTGAATGCTTTGCTAATAGGAAGCCAGAGTTCAGGAAGATTCTGATGGCTCCATAA
- the LOC105051453 gene encoding purple acid phosphatase 18 isoform X2: MSFVHISLAGEKQIRISWITDDETSPSIVKYGTSPGEYMYSSEGESTSYDYLLYSSGQIHHVVIGPLGDDTVYYYQCGGQGQEFQLKTPPSQFPITFAVVGDLGQTGWTTSTLNHIAQCNYDVQLVPGDLSYADYQQHLWDSFGELVQPLASARPWMVTEGNHEKERILFFEDGFQAYNARWKMPYTESGSTSNLYYSFEVAGVHVVMLGSYTDYDKNSDQYAWLKVDLAEVDREKTPWLLVLLHAPWYNSNWAHQREGDSMMAAMEPLLYAAGVDILVAGHVHAYERSERVHNGVLDPCGAVHITIGDGGNREGLAQRYIHPKPDWSVFREASFGHGELKIINKTHAFWSWHRNDDDEPVKSDQVWITSLVSSECFANRKPEFRKILMAP; the protein is encoded by the exons ATGTCCTTT gttCACATTTCTTTGGCTGGGGAAAAACAGATTAGAATATCATGGATCACCGATgatgaaacttctccttctattgTTAAATATGGAACTTCACCTGGAGAGTACATGTACTCCTCTGAAGGAGAAAGCACATCCTATGATTACTTATTGTATAGTTCAGGGCAAATACACCATGTCGTTATTGGACCTCTTGGAGATGATACAGTTTATTATTATCAGTGCGGAGGACAAGGTCAAGAATTTCAACTTAAGACCCCTCCCTCTCAGTTTCCAATAACATTTGCTGTAGTTGGTGATCTTGGTCAGACAGGGTGGACAACATCAACTTTAAACCACATAGCTCAGTGCAACTATGATGTGCAACTCGTTCCAGGGGATCTCTCATATGCTGATTACCAGCAGCATCTATGGGATTCTTTTGGCGAACTGGTGCAGCCACTTGCTAGTGCTAGACCATGGATGGTAACAGAAGGAAACCATGAGAAGGAGAGAATATTATTCTTTGAAGATGGATTTCAAGCATATAATGCTCGGTGGAAGATGCCTTACACAGAGAGTGGATCTACATCAAACCTGTATTATTCTTTTGAAGTTGCAGGAGTTCATGTTGTTATGCTCGGTTCTTATACAGATTATGATAAAAACTCAGATCAGTATGCTTGGCTTAAG GTTGATCTTGCTGAGGTAGACAGAGAAAAGACACCATGGCTGCTAGTGTTATTGCATGCACCATGGTATAACAGCAACTGGGCTCATCAACGTGAAGGGGATAGCATGATGGCTGCAATGGAACCCTTGCTTTATGCTGCTGGTGTAGATATTCTTGTTGCTGGACATGTGCATGCTTATGAACGTTCG GAACGTGTTCACAATGGTGTCTTGGACCCTTGTGGAGCCGTACACATAACTATTGGAGATGGAGGCAACAGGGAGGGTCTGGCTCAAAG ATATATTCACCCAAAACCAGACTGGTCAGTTTTCCGTGAAGCAAGTTTTGGTCATGGCGAGCTGAAGATTATAAATAAAACTCATGCTTTTTGGAGTTGGCACAGAAATGACGATGATGAACCAGTAAAATCAGATCAAGTCTGGATCACCTCATTAGTGAGTTCTGAATGCTTTGCTAATAGGAAGCCAGAGTTCAGGAAGATTCTGATGGCTCCATAA